One genomic segment of Amycolatopsis granulosa includes these proteins:
- a CDS encoding serine hydrolase domain-containing protein: MATELKVDTDPAEAGFDARRLERIERHFARYVDDGLLPGWLAVVARHGKIAYVAQRGHRDVEAGLPVEVDTRWRIFSMTKPITSVAAMMLYEEGAFELTDPIARWLPEFAEPRVFVKGSALKPVTEPATEPIRVWHLLTHTAGLTYGFHHAHPVDAIYRAHGFEWGTPPGADLAECTRRWAGLPLVFQPGAEWNYSVATDVLGRLVEVVSGRPLDEFFARRIFEPLGMNGTGFATDSVDKLAALYVPDPSTGKAVRNDAFGRTGQEKPACLSGGGGLVSTAADYHRFTQFLLGRGELDGVRLLGPRTVDLMASNHLPGGADLEAYGRPLFAEMPFHGFGFGLGFSVLTDPVAAKTLSSKGEYAWGGAASTAFWVDPAQGITALFFTQLLPSSTHPIRQYLRQLVYQAVVD, encoded by the coding sequence ATGGCGACGGAGCTGAAGGTGGACACCGATCCCGCGGAAGCGGGATTCGACGCGCGGCGGCTGGAGCGGATCGAGCGGCATTTCGCCCGCTACGTCGATGACGGGCTGCTGCCCGGCTGGCTCGCCGTGGTCGCGCGGCACGGGAAGATCGCCTACGTCGCACAGCGGGGCCACCGGGACGTCGAGGCGGGTCTCCCCGTCGAGGTGGACACCCGCTGGCGCATCTTCTCCATGACCAAGCCGATCACCTCCGTCGCGGCGATGATGTTGTACGAGGAGGGCGCCTTCGAGCTCACCGACCCGATCGCGCGCTGGCTCCCGGAGTTCGCCGAACCGCGCGTGTTCGTCAAGGGCTCGGCCCTCAAACCGGTGACCGAACCGGCCACCGAGCCGATCCGCGTGTGGCACCTGCTCACCCACACCGCCGGGCTCACCTACGGCTTCCACCACGCCCACCCGGTCGATGCGATCTACCGCGCGCACGGTTTCGAATGGGGCACGCCGCCCGGCGCCGATCTCGCCGAGTGCACCCGGCGGTGGGCCGGGCTGCCGCTGGTCTTCCAGCCGGGCGCGGAGTGGAACTACTCCGTCGCCACCGACGTGCTCGGCCGGCTCGTCGAGGTCGTGTCCGGCCGGCCGCTCGACGAGTTCTTCGCCCGGCGCATCTTCGAGCCGCTGGGCATGAACGGCACCGGGTTCGCCACCGACTCGGTGGACAAGCTCGCCGCGCTGTACGTGCCCGACCCGTCCACCGGCAAGGCCGTCCGCAACGACGCGTTCGGCCGGACCGGGCAGGAGAAACCGGCCTGCCTGTCCGGCGGCGGCGGCCTGGTCTCCACCGCCGCCGACTACCACCGGTTCACCCAGTTCCTGCTCGGCCGCGGCGAGCTCGACGGTGTCCGCCTGCTCGGGCCGCGCACCGTCGACCTGATGGCGAGCAACCACCTGCCGGGCGGTGCCGACCTGGAGGCCTACGGGCGGCCCTTGTTCGCCGAAATGCCCTTCCACGGCTTCGGCTTCGGCCTCGGGTTCTCCGTGCTGACGGACCCGGTCGCGGCGAAAACCCTGTCCAGCAAGGGGGAGTACGCCTGGGGTGGCGCGGCGAGCACGGCGTTCTGGGTCGACCCGGCGCAGGGGATCACCGCACTGTTCTTCACCCAGCTGCTGCCCTCCAGCACCCACCCGATCCGGCAGTACCTGCGGCAGCTCGTGTACCAGGCGGTCGTGGACTGA